A region from the Candidatus Binatia bacterium genome encodes:
- a CDS encoding class II fumarate hydratase: MGMRTETDSLGPIEVPSDVYYGAQTQRAIDNFPVSGQRFPRRFIEALGLVKWAAAKENAARGLIDTKLADAIAQAAEEVIAGKHDRDFVVDVFQTGSGTSTNMNANEVIANRAIELLGGEKGSKTPVHPNDHVNAAQSSNDVIPTATHIAALLALRDDLLPALEKLRASLARKADELATVVKTGRTHLMDAAPVTLGQEMAGYAAQIAKGIKRVRAVLPELEELALGGTAVGTGLNAPEGHAAAIIARIAERTGLDLREAENHFEAQGARDACVSASGALRTVAVSLMKIANDLRWLGSGPRAGLGEIRLPSLQPGSSIMPGKVNPVIPEMCRQVAAQVMGNDVAVSIGGALGDFELNVMIPVIASNLLQSIAILSRACVLLAERCVDGIEPNLEKCRADAERNLQIGAALNTVIGYDRAAKIVKEAEASGRSIREVAAEQGVLSPEELERVLDPLRLTRGGVI, translated from the coding sequence ATGGGCATGCGAACCGAGACCGACAGCCTGGGACCGATCGAGGTCCCGAGCGACGTCTACTACGGCGCGCAGACGCAGCGCGCGATCGACAACTTCCCGGTGTCGGGGCAACGCTTCCCGCGGCGCTTCATCGAGGCGCTCGGGCTCGTCAAGTGGGCCGCGGCGAAGGAGAACGCGGCGCGCGGGCTGATCGACACGAAGCTCGCCGACGCGATCGCGCAGGCCGCGGAGGAGGTGATCGCGGGCAAGCACGATCGCGACTTCGTGGTCGACGTCTTCCAGACCGGCTCCGGCACGTCGACCAACATGAACGCCAACGAGGTGATCGCGAACCGCGCGATCGAGCTGCTCGGCGGCGAGAAGGGCAGCAAGACGCCGGTGCACCCGAACGATCACGTCAACGCGGCGCAGTCGTCGAACGACGTGATCCCGACCGCGACGCACATCGCGGCGCTGCTCGCGTTGCGCGACGACCTCCTGCCCGCGCTCGAGAAGCTGCGCGCGAGCCTCGCGCGCAAGGCCGACGAGCTCGCGACCGTGGTCAAGACCGGGCGCACGCACCTGATGGACGCGGCGCCCGTGACGCTCGGCCAGGAGATGGCGGGCTACGCGGCGCAGATCGCGAAGGGGATCAAGCGCGTGCGTGCGGTGCTGCCCGAGCTCGAGGAGCTCGCGCTCGGCGGGACGGCGGTCGGCACGGGGCTCAACGCGCCCGAGGGCCACGCCGCGGCGATCATCGCGCGCATCGCCGAGCGCACCGGGCTGGATCTCCGGGAGGCCGAGAACCACTTCGAGGCGCAGGGCGCGCGCGACGCGTGCGTGTCGGCGAGCGGCGCGCTGCGCACCGTCGCCGTGAGCTTGATGAAGATCGCCAACGACCTCCGCTGGCTCGGCTCGGGACCGCGCGCCGGCCTCGGCGAGATCCGTCTGCCCTCGCTGCAGCCCGGCTCGTCGATCATGCCCGGCAAGGTGAACCCGGTGATCCCGGAGATGTGCCGTCAAGTCGCGGCGCAGGTGATGGGCAACGACGTCGCGGTGTCGATCGGCGGCGCGCTCGGCGACTTCGAGCTCAACGTCATGATCCCGGTGATCGCGTCGAACCTGCTGCAGTCGATCGCGATCCTGTCGCGCGCCTGCGTGCTGCTCGCCGAGCGCTGCGTCGACGGCATCGAGCCGAACCTCGAGAAGTGCCGCGCCGACGCCGAGCGCAACCTGCAGATCGGCGCCGCGCTCAACACCGTCATCGGCTACGACCGCGCCGCGAAGATCGTCAAGGAAGCCGAGGCGAGCGGCCGCTCGATCCGCGAGGTCGCGGCGGAGCAGGGCGTGCTGTCACCCGAGGAGCTCGAGCGCGTGCTCGACCCGCTGCGCCTGACCCGCGGCGGCGTCATCTGA
- a CDS encoding YceI family protein, whose product MLAAFVGALLLVVAVGSARAEPYLIDYDESLLVVRVYRAGVGSVFAHDHVVRATRWDGSLDVNEAPVALAVDVRVDVQGLEVDEPEMRERFGLDGVLSDDDRRKIRETMLGPTQLDAAAHPEIRFRSSEIDRADGGFRVGGELTIHGVTQRVVFPMQVERNGVELRARGALRVKQSDFGIEPYSAMLGAVRNQDEIDLLFDVVARPLRAKR is encoded by the coding sequence GTGCTCGCAGCGTTCGTCGGCGCGCTGCTCCTCGTCGTCGCGGTGGGGAGCGCCCGCGCCGAGCCGTACCTGATCGACTACGACGAGAGCCTGCTCGTCGTGCGCGTGTACCGCGCGGGCGTCGGCTCGGTGTTCGCGCACGACCACGTCGTGCGCGCGACGCGCTGGGACGGCTCGCTCGACGTCAACGAGGCGCCGGTCGCGCTCGCGGTCGACGTCCGCGTCGACGTGCAGGGGCTCGAGGTCGACGAGCCCGAGATGCGCGAGCGCTTCGGCCTCGACGGCGTGCTCTCCGACGACGACCGCAGGAAGATCCGCGAGACGATGCTCGGTCCGACGCAGCTCGACGCCGCCGCGCACCCCGAGATCCGCTTCCGCTCCTCGGAGATCGACCGCGCCGACGGCGGCTTCCGCGTCGGCGGCGAGCTCACGATCCACGGCGTCACGCAGCGGGTCGTCTTCCCCATGCAGGTCGAGCGCAACGGCGTCGAGCTGCGGGCGCGCGGTGCGCTGCGGGTCAAGCAGTCCGACTTCGGCATCGAGCCGTACAGCGCCATGCTCGGCGCCGTGCGCAATCAGGACGAGATCGACCTGCTGTTCGACGTCGTCGCCCGCCCGCTTCGCGCCAAGCGTTGA
- a CDS encoding dual specificity protein phosphatase family protein, translated as MLGPSWYRGSSPFVRSAGRPGLSPLLDGQLVVGEYPTPADAVWLREEHRIDAVVSLQDDADLASKNLRLAELVQAYAEAGIAFHHHPVADGDAEDLARSLPAILARLEELLAAGRRVYVHCNAGFNRAPTVAIAYLRAHRGMSHEEAWRSVKERRSCAPYRRALELFFGEPVP; from the coding sequence GTGTTGGGTCCGTCTTGGTATCGCGGCTCGTCGCCGTTCGTGCGCTCGGCGGGCAGGCCCGGCTTGTCGCCCCTGCTCGACGGCCAGCTCGTGGTCGGCGAGTACCCGACGCCCGCGGACGCCGTCTGGCTGCGCGAGGAGCACCGCATCGACGCCGTCGTGAGCCTGCAGGACGACGCCGACCTCGCGAGCAAGAACCTGCGTCTCGCGGAGCTCGTGCAGGCGTACGCCGAGGCCGGGATCGCGTTCCACCACCATCCGGTCGCCGACGGCGACGCCGAGGATCTCGCGCGCTCGCTTCCCGCGATCCTGGCGCGGCTCGAGGAGCTGCTCGCCGCGGGACGTCGCGTCTACGTGCACTGCAACGCCGGCTTCAACCGCGCACCGACGGTCGCGATCGCCTATCTGCGCGCGCACCGCGGGATGTCGCACGAGGAGGCTTGGCGCTCGGTGAAGGAGCGCCGCTCGTGCGCGCCCTACCGCCGCGCGCTGGAGCTGTTCTTCGGTGAACCGGTTCCTTGA
- a CDS encoding DUF1302 family protein — MAYGLSRCRLTSSAAAIGAAMLILAAQAETARAIPINEDGTINVSIRAYVNARIGTMAKQSTRPGNQPPTCPADPNTCSFGGTFPYSGAGNLIQNRYFLEVKWNHDLLDWWSDILPKSVTSFKYNLTYRGEYEGIYDFGPSAYRNNLESRQEIEEILRQGGSSTDLATSRLQRTRHRLREVASYRNRLFQAFIDWEQGPVFIRFGRQNLAWGETDVFRLLDNINPIDSSFGGFFIDLDERRVPLNMLRASYNIGSLGPMNQAFVEGYVAFDNTVAFIPGPPTGSPWATPLGPPSGVLLSDQIGPSRTFHNLRGGGRFVFNLEDFTFTLASYQTMLDIPAVRFRAARPDDPGYAPNSVLTAEQFAPLVWVNGASMTTALPSLKSVLRSEIAWFKDEALFVGPTERGFPGKGVTADFAENFLLPVINGEFDTVSRQDTFNLAIGWDTNQLVRWINPQQTLFISTQFFYRHIFDYQELQSIPVPEPNNSQRTIPLVEDTFLHTFAINTTYNVHAPFTKVNLQVTPGFNMFYDWQGMLLFQPGLRFTRDPWRFIVDYTTINSGVYRYQIGLVRDRSNVRVQLEYVL; from the coding sequence ATGGCGTACGGGCTTTCGAGGTGTCGACTCACGAGCAGTGCGGCGGCGATCGGCGCGGCGATGCTGATCCTCGCTGCGCAGGCCGAAACGGCGCGGGCCATCCCCATCAACGAGGACGGCACGATCAACGTCAGCATCCGCGCGTACGTCAACGCGCGCATCGGCACGATGGCCAAGCAGTCGACGCGGCCCGGAAATCAGCCGCCGACCTGCCCCGCCGACCCGAACACCTGCAGCTTCGGCGGCACGTTCCCCTACTCGGGCGCCGGCAACCTGATCCAGAACCGCTACTTCCTCGAGGTCAAGTGGAATCACGACCTGCTCGACTGGTGGAGCGACATCCTCCCGAAGAGCGTGACGTCCTTCAAATACAACTTGACGTACCGCGGCGAGTACGAGGGCATCTACGACTTCGGCCCGAGCGCGTACCGCAACAACCTCGAGTCGCGTCAGGAGATCGAGGAGATCCTGCGTCAGGGAGGATCCTCGACCGATCTCGCGACGAGCCGCCTGCAGCGCACGCGGCACCGCCTGCGCGAGGTCGCGAGCTATCGCAACCGGCTGTTCCAGGCGTTCATCGACTGGGAGCAGGGTCCGGTCTTCATCCGCTTCGGACGCCAGAACCTCGCCTGGGGCGAGACCGACGTGTTCCGCCTGCTCGACAACATCAACCCGATCGACTCGAGCTTCGGCGGCTTCTTCATCGACCTCGACGAACGCCGCGTGCCGCTCAACATGCTGCGCGCGAGCTACAACATCGGCTCGCTCGGGCCGATGAACCAGGCCTTCGTCGAGGGCTACGTCGCGTTCGACAACACGGTCGCGTTCATCCCCGGGCCGCCGACCGGCTCGCCGTGGGCGACGCCGCTCGGGCCGCCGAGCGGCGTGCTGCTGTCCGACCAGATCGGCCCGAGCCGCACCTTCCACAATCTGCGCGGCGGCGGGCGCTTCGTCTTCAACCTCGAGGACTTCACCTTCACGCTGGCGAGCTACCAGACGATGCTCGACATCCCGGCCGTTCGCTTTCGCGCGGCGCGTCCCGACGATCCCGGCTACGCGCCGAATAGTGTCTTGACGGCCGAGCAGTTCGCGCCGCTCGTGTGGGTCAACGGCGCCTCGATGACCACGGCCTTGCCGTCGCTCAAGAGCGTGCTGCGCTCGGAGATCGCGTGGTTCAAGGACGAGGCGCTGTTCGTCGGACCGACCGAGCGCGGCTTCCCGGGCAAGGGCGTCACCGCCGACTTCGCGGAGAACTTCCTGCTCCCGGTGATCAACGGCGAGTTCGACACCGTCAGCCGTCAGGACACCTTCAACCTCGCGATCGGATGGGACACGAACCAGCTCGTGCGCTGGATCAATCCGCAGCAGACCTTGTTCATCTCGACGCAGTTCTTCTACCGGCACATCTTCGACTACCAGGAGCTGCAGTCGATCCCGGTGCCCGAGCCGAACAACTCGCAGCGCACGATCCCGCTCGTCGAGGACACCTTCCTGCACACGTTCGCGATCAACACGACGTACAACGTGCACGCGCCGTTCACGAAGGTGAACCTGCAGGTCACGCCGGGCTTCAACATGTTCTACGACTGGCAGGGCATGCTGCTGTTCCAGCCCGGACTGCGCTTCACCCGCGACCCGTGGCGCTTCATCGTCGACTACACGACGATCAACAGCGGCGTGTACCGCTACCAGATCGGCCTCGTGCGCGATCGCTCGAACGTCCGCGTGCAGCTCGAGTACGTTCTGTGA
- a CDS encoding ATP-binding protein translates to MATATGENAEEAAFLVERVRVGLHILIVGLAVFLAIELVARETNLAALAAVRVAQILLLLTFWVLLRSDASRRYTIGLGLLAIVVLCVGQAIASILVDEITITLLVSMALVIAVAALLPWGVPAQLGTIAATEVPLVVAASFVTTRPRDFDLVMVGIFMACLASLYMAFEVRRFEQRRRAAERELDKLRRMERAIAEREAREREQELIETRRFIERIADATPHILYIFDVPERAVTYVNRQVTRILGYPVEDVYRDGMPFLIEHIHPDDLAHTIQGARERLRRIPQDGILETELRVRHADGGWRWVHCRNIVFTRTEHGEPLQILGTAEDISERKQADERTRAHEAELAHVLRVSSLGEMAAGLAHELNQPLASIVGFAKGCARRLRSGTVAPETFLEVMERIAGEALRAGEIIRRLRALVRKEDPTREPADVNDLVRGVAQLLEPEARRLGVRLELRLADELPELEVDRIQIEQVIMNLVRNGFDAMASAPPGTRAVTLRTALDAQGRVQIEVSDRGKGVRADDLERIFEPFFTTKQTGLGMGLSISRSIAEAHSGQLSARNNAEVGATFTLALPPRTSAAGEAQPSATAAGGAAR, encoded by the coding sequence GTGGCGACGGCGACGGGTGAGAACGCCGAGGAGGCGGCGTTCCTGGTCGAGCGGGTTCGCGTCGGCCTGCACATCCTGATCGTCGGCCTCGCCGTCTTCCTCGCGATCGAGCTCGTCGCCCGCGAGACGAACCTCGCCGCGCTGGCCGCGGTCCGCGTCGCCCAGATCCTCCTCCTGCTGACGTTCTGGGTCCTCCTGCGCTCGGACGCGTCGCGCCGCTACACGATCGGGCTCGGGCTGCTCGCGATCGTCGTGCTGTGCGTCGGTCAAGCGATCGCGAGCATCCTCGTCGACGAGATCACGATCACGCTGCTGGTCTCGATGGCGCTGGTGATCGCGGTCGCGGCACTGCTCCCGTGGGGCGTGCCGGCGCAGCTCGGGACCATCGCCGCGACCGAGGTGCCGCTGGTCGTCGCCGCGTCGTTCGTGACCACCCGGCCGCGCGACTTCGACCTCGTGATGGTCGGCATCTTCATGGCCTGCCTCGCCTCGCTGTACATGGCGTTCGAGGTCCGGCGCTTCGAGCAGCGACGCCGCGCGGCGGAGCGCGAGCTCGACAAGCTGCGGCGCATGGAGCGCGCGATCGCCGAGCGCGAGGCGCGGGAGCGCGAGCAGGAGCTGATCGAGACGCGCAGGTTCATCGAGCGCATCGCCGACGCGACACCGCACATCCTCTACATCTTCGACGTCCCCGAGCGCGCCGTGACCTACGTCAATCGCCAGGTGACGCGGATCCTGGGCTATCCCGTCGAGGACGTGTACCGCGACGGGATGCCGTTCCTGATCGAGCACATCCACCCGGACGACCTCGCGCACACGATCCAGGGCGCCCGCGAGCGCCTCAGGCGCATCCCGCAGGACGGCATCCTCGAGACCGAGCTGCGCGTGCGGCACGCGGACGGCGGCTGGCGCTGGGTGCACTGCCGCAACATCGTCTTCACGCGCACGGAGCACGGTGAGCCGCTGCAGATCCTCGGCACGGCGGAGGACATCAGCGAGCGCAAGCAGGCGGACGAGCGGACGCGCGCGCACGAGGCCGAGCTCGCGCACGTGCTGCGCGTGTCGTCGCTCGGCGAGATGGCAGCCGGGCTCGCGCACGAGCTGAACCAACCGCTCGCGAGCATCGTCGGCTTCGCGAAGGGCTGCGCGCGACGCCTGCGCTCGGGCACGGTCGCGCCCGAGACGTTCCTCGAGGTGATGGAGCGCATCGCAGGCGAGGCGCTGCGCGCGGGCGAGATCATCCGACGGCTGCGCGCGCTGGTGCGCAAGGAGGACCCGACGCGCGAGCCCGCCGACGTGAACGACCTCGTGCGCGGGGTCGCGCAGCTGCTCGAGCCCGAGGCCCGCCGGCTCGGCGTGCGTCTCGAGCTGCGGCTCGCGGACGAGCTGCCGGAGCTCGAGGTCGACCGCATCCAGATCGAGCAGGTGATCATGAATCTCGTGCGCAACGGCTTCGACGCGATGGCTTCGGCGCCGCCGGGGACGCGCGCGGTCACGCTGCGCACCGCGCTCGACGCGCAGGGCCGCGTGCAGATCGAGGTCAGCGACCGCGGCAAGGGCGTGCGCGCCGACGACCTCGAGCGCATCTTCGAGCCGTTCTTCACCACCAAGCAGACCGGCCTCGGCATGGGTCTGTCGATCAGCCGCTCGATCGCGGAAGCGCACTCCGGGCAGCTGAGCGCGCGCAACAACGCCGAGGTCGGCGCGACCTTCACGCTCGCGCTGCCGCCGCGGACGTCGGCCGCCGGCGAGGCGCAGCCGAGCGCGACCGCCGCGGGCGGCGCGGCGCGCTGA
- a CDS encoding glycosyltransferase family 39 protein: MIGAALAVSLGLHLWGVERNLPDGRDVDEDVLVRPAVRIASSGDLNPRWFGYPGSTVIYPLAALLHVQEAAFHGGSWTKPNPGIRIKFFTGGFAPYVRTGRYLSVAYGVGSVAAAAWIAWLLFGPATSAVTAVLAATSPLAIEYAQPLRTDSAATFYGLLYLGLVLRALAKPTGARQALAGAALGLAIASRYLMASTGAVLAAAHLHLLLRARERTTLRALLAGWLAVPIAFFASTPYMLLDASAALQGFLVAARNQSAHTGIDQLGFLGNVRFYLLEAIPQAIGWPQLALALLAIALLAWRRRFAALLLPLYAAVFVVGISSLGIHWQRWVIPALPVLAALAAHALVELASVAARAVRAAPAQRAVATALAAAVTVAVAIGPTREAIRLSRLYARPSTEVIALEWLLANVPDGARIAYEWYTAPLISPRARAKRFKTYAPSTLSQHPLSFYRREGWEYLLISTNMYGRYTRDPERYSRQVAFYERLRERATLLFEARPSREQRGPLVSVYRLRPARRGAADRGSADDGAPTIR; encoded by the coding sequence GTGATCGGCGCCGCGCTCGCGGTCTCGCTCGGGCTTCACCTCTGGGGCGTCGAGCGCAACCTGCCCGACGGGCGCGACGTCGACGAGGACGTGCTGGTGCGCCCCGCCGTCCGCATCGCGTCGAGCGGCGATCTGAACCCGCGCTGGTTCGGCTACCCCGGCTCGACCGTGATCTATCCGCTCGCGGCGCTGCTGCACGTGCAGGAGGCCGCGTTCCACGGCGGCTCGTGGACGAAGCCCAATCCCGGAATCCGCATCAAGTTCTTCACCGGCGGCTTCGCGCCCTACGTGCGCACCGGACGCTACTTGAGCGTCGCGTACGGCGTCGGCAGCGTCGCCGCCGCGGCGTGGATCGCCTGGCTGCTCTTCGGTCCTGCGACCTCAGCGGTCACCGCCGTGCTCGCCGCGACCTCGCCACTCGCGATCGAGTACGCGCAGCCGCTGCGCACCGACAGCGCGGCGACGTTCTACGGCCTGCTCTACCTCGGGCTCGTGCTGCGTGCGCTCGCCAAGCCGACGGGCGCGCGTCAGGCGCTCGCCGGAGCCGCGCTCGGGCTCGCGATCGCGTCGCGCTACCTCATGGCGTCGACCGGCGCGGTGCTCGCCGCGGCGCACCTCCACCTTCTGCTGCGCGCGCGCGAGCGCACGACGCTGCGCGCGCTCCTCGCCGGCTGGCTCGCGGTGCCGATCGCGTTCTTCGCGAGCACGCCGTACATGCTGCTCGACGCGTCGGCCGCGCTGCAGGGCTTCCTCGTCGCCGCACGCAACCAGAGCGCACACACCGGGATCGACCAGCTCGGCTTTCTCGGCAACGTCCGCTTCTACCTGCTCGAGGCGATCCCGCAGGCGATCGGCTGGCCGCAGCTCGCGCTGGCGCTGCTCGCGATCGCCCTGCTCGCCTGGCGGCGGCGCTTCGCGGCGCTCTTGCTCCCGCTCTACGCCGCGGTGTTCGTGGTCGGCATCTCTTCGCTCGGCATCCACTGGCAGCGCTGGGTGATCCCGGCCCTGCCCGTGCTCGCGGCGCTCGCGGCGCACGCGCTCGTCGAGCTCGCGAGCGTTGCTGCGCGAGCGGTGCGTGCGGCGCCTGCGCAGCGCGCCGTCGCGACGGCGCTCGCCGCGGCCGTGACCGTCGCCGTCGCGATCGGCCCGACGCGCGAGGCGATCCGTCTGTCGCGGCTCTACGCTCGACCCTCAACCGAGGTGATCGCGCTCGAGTGGCTCCTCGCCAACGTCCCCGACGGCGCACGCATCGCATACGAGTGGTACACCGCGCCGCTGATCTCGCCGCGCGCACGCGCGAAGCGCTTCAAGACGTACGCGCCGTCGACGCTGTCGCAGCACCCGCTCTCGTTCTATCGCCGCGAGGGCTGGGAGTACCTGCTGATCAGCACGAACATGTACGGCCGGTACACGCGCGATCCCGAGCGCTACTCGCGTCAAGTCGCGTTCTACGAGCGCCTGCGCGAGCGCGCGACGCTGCTCTTCGAGGCCCGTCCGTCGCGCGAGCAGCGCGGTCCGCTCGTGAGCGTGTACCGGCTGCGGCCGGCGAGGCGGGGCGCTGCCGACCGAGGCTCCGCGGACGACGGAGCGCCGACGATTCGCTAG
- a CDS encoding vanadium-dependent haloperoxidase — MKTPRRISALSCALLLASLVGCGGGGGGDGGPPSSPLAPVSWVKHWNQVAVDASGIDHTPVQPGESRVYGEQLGPGRASRAIAIVQVAVFEAVNAITGGYLSYTGLPQDTAGSDMKAAIAQAAHDTLVAVFPSQAPSFDAELATALAGIPDGPAKEAGIDLGRRAAQSILELRLNDGSDHPEPIIGVDYVTSDLPGRWRPDPVTNDPRALGGRWGEVRPFVMTSSSQFRTPPPPALDSPEYAAAYEEVKRLGGDGKTTPTERTDEQTSIGIYWAYDGLPSLCAPPRLYNQLIMTIAEQEGVDTVELARLLAIANVAMADAAIGIWESKYYWDFWRPVTGIREADEGTGPTGAGDGNPLTVGDPTFTPFGAPASNTGDPNFTPPFPAYPSGHAGFGGALFQTLRRFFGTDEIAFTFVSDEYNGITLDNEGRVRELKPRSFVSLSEAEEENGQSRIYLGIHWSFDKTEGIAQGRRIADYVFQNLYPPTS; from the coding sequence TTGAAAACCCCACGCAGAATCTCGGCGCTGAGCTGCGCTCTCCTCCTGGCGAGCCTGGTTGGCTGCGGTGGAGGCGGCGGAGGAGACGGCGGGCCGCCGTCGTCGCCTCTGGCGCCGGTCTCGTGGGTCAAGCACTGGAACCAGGTCGCGGTCGACGCGAGCGGCATCGACCACACGCCGGTCCAGCCGGGCGAGAGCCGCGTCTACGGCGAGCAGCTCGGACCCGGACGCGCGAGCCGCGCGATCGCGATCGTGCAGGTCGCCGTGTTCGAGGCGGTGAATGCGATCACCGGCGGCTACCTGAGCTACACCGGCCTGCCGCAGGACACCGCCGGCAGCGACATGAAGGCGGCGATCGCGCAGGCGGCGCACGACACCCTGGTCGCGGTGTTCCCGTCGCAGGCCCCGAGCTTCGACGCCGAGCTCGCGACGGCGCTCGCCGGCATCCCGGACGGCCCGGCGAAGGAGGCCGGCATCGACCTCGGCCGGCGCGCGGCGCAATCGATCCTCGAGCTGCGCCTGAACGACGGCTCGGACCACCCCGAGCCGATCATCGGCGTCGACTACGTGACGAGCGACCTGCCGGGACGCTGGCGTCCCGACCCGGTGACCAACGACCCGCGCGCGCTCGGCGGACGCTGGGGCGAGGTGCGGCCGTTCGTCATGACCTCGTCCTCGCAGTTCCGCACGCCGCCGCCGCCCGCGCTCGACAGCCCGGAGTACGCGGCGGCGTACGAGGAGGTGAAGCGCCTCGGTGGCGACGGCAAGACGACGCCGACCGAGCGCACCGACGAGCAGACGTCGATCGGCATCTACTGGGCGTACGACGGGCTGCCGAGCCTGTGCGCGCCGCCGCGGCTCTACAACCAGCTCATCATGACGATCGCGGAGCAGGAGGGCGTCGACACCGTCGAGCTCGCACGGCTGCTGGCGATCGCCAACGTCGCGATGGCGGACGCCGCGATCGGCATCTGGGAGTCGAAGTACTACTGGGACTTCTGGCGTCCCGTGACCGGCATCCGCGAGGCCGACGAGGGCACGGGTCCGACCGGCGCCGGCGACGGCAACCCGCTCACGGTCGGTGACCCGACCTTCACGCCGTTCGGCGCGCCGGCGAGCAACACGGGCGATCCGAACTTCACGCCGCCCTTCCCGGCCTACCCGTCGGGCCACGCGGGCTTCGGCGGCGCGCTGTTCCAGACGCTGCGCCGCTTCTTCGGCACCGACGAGATCGCCTTCACCTTCGTCTCGGACGAGTACAACGGCATCACCCTCGACAACGAAGGCAGGGTGCGCGAGCTCAAGCCGCGCAGCTTCGTGTCGCTGTCGGAGGCGGAGGAGGAGAACGGCCAGAGCCGCATCTACCTCGGCATCCACTGGTCGTTCGACAAGACCGAGGGAATCGCACAGGGTCGGCGCATCGCCGACTACGTGTTCCAGAACCTGTACCCGCCCACATCCTGA
- the dtd gene encoding D-aminoacyl-tRNA deacylase, with amino-acid sequence MRAVVQRVTEARVEVGGEVVGKIGLGLMVLLGVGRDDDAAAARALATRIVGLRIFDDDAGRMNRSLLDVGGEMLVVSQFTLLADTSSGRRPSWSAAAPGEQAEPLYREFIARVRELGVTVAEGRFGALMDVHLVNHGPVTLIFG; translated from the coding sequence ATGCGCGCGGTGGTGCAGCGGGTGACCGAGGCCCGCGTCGAGGTCGGCGGTGAGGTGGTCGGCAAGATCGGCCTCGGCCTGATGGTGCTGCTCGGCGTCGGGCGCGACGACGACGCGGCGGCGGCGCGCGCGCTCGCAACCCGCATCGTCGGTCTCCGCATCTTCGACGACGACGCCGGGCGCATGAACCGCTCGCTCCTCGACGTCGGCGGCGAGATGCTCGTCGTCTCGCAGTTCACGCTGCTCGCCGACACCAGCTCGGGGCGCCGACCGTCGTGGAGCGCCGCCGCGCCCGGCGAGCAGGCGGAGCCGCTCTACCGCGAGTTCATCGCGCGCGTGCGCGAGCTCGGCGTCACCGTCGCGGAGGGCCGCTTCGGCGCGCTCATGGACGTGCACCTGGTCAACCACGGACCGGTGACGCTGATCTTCGGGTGA
- a CDS encoding acetyl-CoA C-acyltransferase: MREAVIVATARTGLAKSFRGSFNQTRPDDMAAVCVKEVLRKTPQLDPAEIEDVVMGTGFPEGPQGFNVGRNVAIMAGLPVTVPGTTVSRFCSSGLNAVAVAAHMVQVEGAEAVIGGGLESITMLQNDINTKNLFNPWLLEHKKDIYMPMGQTAEIVAERYKVSREKQDEFALLSQQRTAAAQQAGKFKDEIVPMTVKMKVTDKATGETSEKEVTVDRDECNRPNTTLEGLAALPPAFKEGGSVTAGNSSQFSDGASANLIMSWDRAKKLGIEPLGFFRGCVFAGCEPDEMGIGPVFAIPKLLKHAGLKIDDIDIFEINEAFASQAVYCRDRLGIDPEKLNPNGGAISIGHPYGMTGSRLVGTLLLELKRRKKRWGVVSMCIGGGMGAAGLFEAAI; encoded by the coding sequence ATGCGCGAAGCAGTCATCGTCGCGACGGCGAGGACCGGTCTCGCCAAGTCGTTCCGCGGCTCTTTCAACCAAACCCGCCCCGACGACATGGCGGCGGTCTGCGTCAAGGAGGTCCTGCGCAAGACCCCGCAGCTCGATCCGGCCGAGATCGAGGACGTCGTCATGGGGACGGGCTTCCCCGAGGGGCCGCAGGGCTTCAACGTCGGACGCAACGTGGCGATCATGGCCGGTCTTCCGGTCACGGTCCCCGGCACCACCGTCAGCCGCTTCTGCTCGTCCGGCCTCAACGCCGTGGCGGTCGCGGCGCACATGGTGCAGGTCGAGGGCGCGGAAGCGGTGATCGGCGGCGGCCTCGAGTCGATCACCATGCTGCAGAACGACATCAACACGAAGAACCTGTTCAACCCCTGGCTGCTCGAGCACAAGAAAGACATCTACATGCCGATGGGCCAGACCGCGGAGATCGTGGCCGAGCGCTACAAGGTCTCGCGCGAGAAGCAGGACGAGTTCGCGCTGCTCTCGCAGCAGCGCACCGCGGCCGCGCAGCAGGCCGGCAAGTTCAAGGACGAGATCGTCCCGATGACCGTCAAGATGAAGGTCACGGACAAGGCCACCGGCGAGACCAGCGAGAAGGAGGTCACCGTCGACCGCGACGAGTGCAACCGTCCGAACACGACGCTCGAGGGCCTCGCGGCGCTGCCGCCGGCGTTCAAGGAGGGCGGCTCGGTCACCGCGGGCAACTCGTCGCAGTTCTCGGACGGCGCGTCGGCGAACCTGATCATGAGCTGGGACCGCGCGAAGAAGCTCGGCATCGAGCCGCTCGGCTTCTTCCGCGGCTGCGTGTTCGCCGGCTGCGAGCCCGACGAGATGGGCATCGGCCCGGTGTTCGCGATTCCGAAGCTGCTCAAGCACGCGGGCCTCAAGATCGACGACATCGACATCTTCGAGATCAACGAGGCATTCGCGTCGCAGGCGGTCTACTGCCGCGACCGGCTCGGCATCGATCCCGAGAAGCTCAACCCGAACGGCGGCGCGATCTCGATCGGCCACCCGTACGGCATGACCGGCTCGCGCCTGGTCGGCACGCTGCTGCTCGAGCTCAAGCGCCGCAAGAAGCGCTGGGGCGTCGTCTCGATGTGCATCGGCGGCGGCATGGGCGCCGCGGGTCTTTTCGAAGCGGCGATCTGA